AAAGTAAGAGATCAAACTTTACTctttaaagtgaaattcaaaatttagaggatccaaatcctaTATATAAGCCtcaatttagtttttaaaattttaattgtcttttttagtttttaaattttgcaAACATGACAGACGTCTGATAATTTCTGGTACAAAAATGTTAATAAAGCGTTGATACAGAGAATCAAATGCCATGTAGAACTTGTAAAATAATAATGTtttgattttggcgtttaaataGCCCAAAAACGATGCATGATTACTTGTTTTAGAAGGAAAACAAAAACGAGGTCGTGTTACATAATCTAACAGGGATTAAAGAGagtcaattaaaattttacaggctaaattaaaatttgcatGTAAGTAAGTGTAAATTAAAGGATCAAATTGAGTATTATCTCAAGATTAtcattagtaaaaaaattagtaatttttaataaatatctagtaaataaaataaaaattaatttttttttctaattagtAATTTTAACAAGTGCCTATCATTGGTTagcaaaatttttaaattatttttagtacatttaaaatataaaaaaaaatttaaattgccAGGAAAAAAGAAACAGAGAAAAGAATATATATTGTGCTCCAGCATAGGATGGGGTTAACGTTGTAATTGAGCAGAGTTTTTTACTGAAGTCTCTGAGAATAAAGACATAGGTGTAGATTACTGTGTAAAAGCTAAAAGGTTTGTGTTTCTTTCAGCCAGCAATTCTCAAAACCCTAATTTCAATGGCTAAAGAGTTCAAGGTTCCGCCGGTGGCCTTCCCACAGGCCGGGAATCCCACCGCAGGAGGTCCAAACATCCAGCAGCGACGCATGGCTGCGCCGCCCTTCCAGCCAAACTCCGGCATCCCCTTCATGTCCTTTGACATAGGCTCCGCCGCAGCGTCCACCTCATCTGGCCCAATCTACTCCGGACCCGGCACCGTGGGCGGCTCCGCCAACTTCGACGACGAGGAACCACTCCTCGATGAGCTCGGGATCCACCCTGAACAAATCTGGAGCAAGATCCGATCCGTTCTGAACCCGTTCCGCGTGAACCACACCGTCCACAAGGATTCCGATCTATCCGGACCGATCCTTCTCTACATGTCGTTTTGCCTCTTCCAGTTACTCGCCGGGAAAATCCAATTCGGCGTGATTCTTGGCTGGATCGTGGTCTCTTCGATCTTCTTGTACGTCGTTTTTAACATGCTTGCCGGTCGAGCCGGTAACTTGGACCTTCACACGTGCACCAGCGTGGTTGGTTACTGCATGTTGCCGGTGGTGATCTACTCGGCCATGTCGCTATTCCTGCCTCAGGGAGGGATCGTGGCGATTGTTACCGCTTCGGTTTTCGTGCTGTGGGCGACCAGGGCTTCGACGGGTCTCATCGTTTTGCTTGCGGATGGCGGCGAGGAACACCGTGGCTTGATAGCGTATGCGTGTTTCTTGATCTACACTCTATTTTCGTTGCTTGTTGTGTTCTAGGGGTGGATGTGGATTTGTTTGGTTGTTTTTCAGATTTAGAGAACGGTTCTTTTTTTGTGGGGTTAGCATTGCATATTCACGCTATCGTATAGTTATAATTTGATGTAGAAAAGTGGAAATTATTGCCCtttattgaaaaagattttgtttaAAATGTTATCTCTAGGTTACTTGTGTTTGTGTGTGTTGCAGAAGTATATATGGTTAAATTCGTTTCTTTTTTTCCATCctaagaattttttttctttataattgAAGTCTTCCAAGTGCAAACTGACTTTTATGAATGAATTCTTAGTTCATTTGCCTCCTTGAGAAAACACAGGGTTGAAACTCTCTGCTCTGTTTTAGTCTgtcattctttttatttttaagttatGTATCTGATCTAAAACATGATACTGTGCTTTGGATTTAATAAATGTCCGACAATGATTTGTTTGGTTTAAGATGAACAATTGACCATAATTATCTGGCCACGGATTCGTTACGTTAACCatcctaaaaatatttatgaatgGAACCCCGTTTTTTTATTCTCGGAAGAATTGATAATTAGACATTTCCCCTTCATATTTTTAGTTTCCAAAATGTTCCCCATCCCTTATAAGCATTTTTTCAAAGAGAAGAGACATTTGGCTCTGAGGGTTCTTGCCTCCTTCTACCGACGCCGCACCACACTTTCAGATCACTCTGCGCTGATGCTGGTTCTCTGCTCCTTGCCCTGCGCTGTTGCTCGTTCTCTGCTCTCACCATGAGCCATCGCTAATACTCTGCTCCTCGCTGTATCTCGCCTCGCTGCTGGGTGGTCTTGCCTTGTCCACTGTTGTGCTTGCAATTGGAGTGGCGTATACCTTGCTCCAACATGGTTTGCATCAGAGGTAACAACtagtaagttttttttttttacttttattctatttaatattCATTCATTAAGTTGAATTGGAAATTGTTCTTGATTCTTGTATCGGACCTTGTCTTGCCACTTGGGTGGATCATTATGTTCAAAACACAATTCTTAGCTTTTTCACGTGTTTATGCATATCAAATTATTAACATTATGATTGagtatctattttcttttgctcaGCTTGGTGTTGAAATTGTCCATGTCCTGATTGGCCCAGTTTCATACTTGTTTCTCTCCAAGCCTGCCCAAGGGTGCTGAGAAGaccttctctctcttctcacTTCTCCCCAAGGTCCTCGCAGGCTATAAGTAAGAACTTTAACTTTTGTATTGTGACTATTGCTCTTTTTTTGTGATTATATGTGTCATATCTCTAACTTACTCATATTTGTAAAATCAGCAAAGTCATATTTTCTAGTGTAGTTGTATTTGTAAACTGATTCTGCTTTGctcattttcttttaattgtggATAATGAGATCAGAAAATGCATTGAATATTTGAACGTGATGAATCTTTTTTTAGCTTGCTAAAAATCTGTCAGAACTCACAATGTTTTTGGTTGAAGTTTGATTTGTGTTTCATAGTTTTTGAGATGAGTCTCTTCCTTTCTAATCTGGTTGTTGGTGATTAAAGTATGTTCAAAGTTGAAAGAAATGTTAAGCAATTTGCCCTGAAATTCAGACACAGTTAATGATAGGATGTAATGTCACTATTTAAGTAGATATAATTTTAGTAGTATTGAATAACTTTTTGTGAGCTGATTATTGattaaagaaaaattagtttttatagtTAAACAGGTTATTTGTGGTTTAGTAAGTGAATTTAGTTTACTGTGCATGCTTGTGATTTTTATTGTAGATAGCTGATTGCTCTATTGTAAGTGCCACTCTTTGATTTCCTCGTGTAGAGTTAGAACCGTGCAGTAAGGCTCCGTTTGGTTGATGTATTTGATGAGACATAGACACAGAGACACAGACATTAAAGACATGGACATAAAATATTTGTGTCTATGTATTGTGTTTggcaaaaataagaaataagacacatatatttaaaaaagactAAATTACCCTTCATTCAACCACAAGTTTTACCACTATTACAATACATCTATTATCCCAAACAATGCATGCCATCaccattaaatttttatttcttctaataattttttatttcttctaataccatcttaaattatcatttaaatattaaatatataattgttcttgaaaaaaaatagaaaattaaagttcagaatttatcaaagattaatcaaaatttaaataaataaaaaaaattaaatgtacaaatattttttggaaaaaaatagaaaagtaaatttagttgtagaatctaaaagagaaagagaaaaaaaagatttagaaagataagaagacaaattttaaaaactcaataagggtaaaagagtaaaaaattaGTGTCTCACAAGTTGTGTCTCAGTGTCTCACCAAATTGGAGGTACACAAATTTAGTGTCTCCGTGTCCATCTGTGTCCTCCCGTGTCCTTCGAAAATCTGTGTCTCACCAAACCAAACAGCAGACATGTGTCACCGTGTACCACTGTGTCTATGTCTCAGTGTCTGTGTCTCAGTaaccaaacgctacctaaaaGACTCAACTGCCAAGAATACTCCCTCTTGCGAAGGATACAAGGCATGCGTGTGAACCAAGATCTCATGTGAAAATCTTAGCCTAAATGTAGTTGTGATTGGTGCTGTGCATGATCATGTCTTTGGTTATATTTTGacattctctttttttttttcaagctaATGCAATTTAGTGAGTTTTTGACGGGGTGGCACTGTTTTTACAACGTTAAAATAATGATTGAAAGGATTGAGAGAAGACTCATAGAAACAAAAGGATATGAAATTGAAAAGTGCATTAAGCTCCGTTACAAGAGTATTGCAGTATGCCATTTATAGCAATAACAACCCAGTTGCAGTAACAAGATAACAGCATAACCAATTCTTGTTATTCATTCCACAATTTAACTAACTCACTATTATATACTAATATCTCTATACTCTATTAGCCCCCCTCAAACTTAAAGTCACCATCGAGGAGTTactttaagttttttttaaatttgtcaaAGAATTCTAGAGGTAATGGCTTAGTAAAGATATCAGCCACTTGATCAGTGGCACTGATATGAACAACACTAAGCTGCTTGCGGTTCACTCTTTCTCGCACGAAGTGAAGATCTAACTCAAAATGCTTAGTCCTACTGTGGAGAATCGGATTTTCAGCTAACAAAACTGCACTAATATTGTCACAATATAGTATTGGAGTGGCTGAGATGTTGACTTGAAGTTCCTCAAGCAAGTGAAGCACCCAAATGAGCTCAGAATCACATGCTGCAAGACCCCGATATTCTGCCTCTGTACTACTTCTACTTACGGAAGCTTGCTTTCTACTGGACCAGGAGATCACATTTGAGCCAAGATAAATGCAAAAACCGCAAGTGGATCGTCGATCATCCAAGTCTGACCCCCAATCAGAATCTGAGAAAGCAAATAACCTTAAATCAGTACTAGGATGAAATAGAATCCCCTGATTTGCTGTTCCAGCAAGGTAGCGTAGGATCCTCTTTACACACTTCCAATGTGACATAAGAGGAGCTTGCATATATTGGCTAACCTTGTTCACTGAATAAGCAATATCAGGGCGTGTAATAGTAGCGTATTGCAGGGAACCAACAATAGATCGATATAAAGTTGGGTTATGAAAATAATCAGTGCcttgttttgttaatttcaTTGTAGTTACCATAGGTGTTGGCACTCCTTTAGAGTCTACCATACCAGCCTTCGATAACACATCCTGAATGTATTTTGTTTGTGATAAATGATAAGAACCAGTATGTGATTTATGAGCTTCAATGcctaaaaaataactaaactcACCAAGGTCCTTTAaagaaaaaatctgatttaaatcTGTGATAGTACTTTGAATAGCCTGAGAGTCATTTCCAGTTATCAATATATCATCAACATAGACTAATATGTAAAGTTTAAGATTACCCGAGTGTTTCATAAACAGACAATGATCAGACCGTGTCTTAGTGAACCCAAATTTAGCCAAAGTGGCAGCAAGCTTGAGAAACCAAGATCTGGGcgcttgcttcaaaccataGAGTGATTTATGTAATTGACAAACCTGTAGATTATTACCTTGGTGAAACCCAGGGGGTTGCTTCATGTAAACAAGCTCAGTTAAGTCACCATTAAGAAATGCATTGTTAAAATCGAGTTGTTTAATTTGCCATTTATAAGATAGAGCAAGGGTTAAAATAATTCGAACTGTAGGAGGCTTGATCACTGGTGCAAAAACCTGATCAAAATCGATACCTTCGATTTGATGATTACCTTTCGCCACAAGACGAGCCTTATATTTCAGAATCTCGCCATTAGGATGCCTTTTGATGGTGAATATCCATCTACAACCAATGACCTTAGCATGAGATGGAGCTGGTACAACAGACCATGTTTTAGTGTTATATAGAGCTTGTAATTCATCCAGCATTGCTTGTTTCCAATGGGTAGAATTCAAGGCTTGAGAAACTGTAGTAGGGGGTTGATTAATCAAGTCAGTGGAAGAAGAGGTTGTAGTGATAACAGAAAAAGAGGTAGGCTTTGATACACCAGATTTTGATCTGGTGATCATAGGATGAGAATTAGTGGTAGGAGTAACATTAGAATTAGCACCAAGTTGTATCTCAATCCCAGAAATAGGAATATTGTCTGTAGTGACAGTTGAAAAATCGCTTTGGGAGGAAACATTATGAGCAGGCTGCAGAGATGTAGTGGTGTCTGAAACAAATGCTGGTGAAGAATTTGAGGGTAAAGCATTATTAGATGAAGGAACATTTTGAATTTGTATACAACCACcattagaagaagaagataatgaTGGATCATGAGAAATAGAATCTGAGGTATAAGAGGGGGAGGATGTTAAAATTGGAAAAGGAAGGATAGTATGAGGAAATTGAGTTTTAACAAGAGGAAGATTGGTGTTAGAAAAGAGATCAGTATAGGGAAATTTATGTTCATCAAAGAGAACATGACGAGTAATTATCACCTTACCACTCTTGGTAAGACACTTGTATCCCTTATGGTTTGGAGCATAACCTAAGAATACTGATAAATcagatttaaaatcaaatttatgaGAGGTataaggcttcaaacaaggataACAGGCACATCCAAACActtttaaaaaagaataatcAGGGCTATGATTGTGTAAAAGTTCATAAGGAGACAAGTTCTTAGTATTAGAGGAAGGTAATCTATTGATTATGTAAGTGGCTGAGAGGAATGCATCATCCCAATGTAACAAGGGAAGTGATGCAGCAGCCAACATGGCTAAACCAATTTCAGTAATATGCCTATATTTTCTCTCAGCTCTTCCATTCTGTTGGTGTGTATAAGGGCATGAAAAACGATGTGTAATGCCTTGAGAAGCTAGATATTGAGTGAAAGATGTAGAAAGGTATTCTCGGCCATGATCAGTTTGTAGTGCTTTGATTTTGAGACCAGTATGTCTTTCTATATTTGCTTGAAATTGTAAAAAGGcttgaaaagcttgagactttGAATTTAGAAGAAAAACAGATGTGTATCTGGTATATGCATCAATGAAAGAAATATAATAATTGAAACCATTAAAGGAAGTAATAGGAGAGGGTCCCCAAATATCAGAATAAATCATATCTAATGGAGCATGAAAATTATAAGAATCAGTAGAGAAAGGTAATAGATGCATCTTAGCTTTGCAACAAGAGGCACACAAACCAGAATTCATTGAATTGATATTAATAGGAACATGACATTTATTCATTACAGCTATAGTAGTTTTAGAAGCACAATGACCAAGCCTTTGATGCCATAGATTATAAGAATCTGATTGAGCAAGAAAAGTACTTGGAGCACTCGTAAcagacgaagaagaagaagtatcATTAGGCCTAGATTGAACTACTGCAACATTCTCAAATTCATAAATTCCATGATTAGATCTCCCTTTGAGAAGAACGTTCTTGGAGGCCTGAGATTTAACAAAGCATTCATTAGGATGAAATTCAAAATAACAAGCATTGTCACAAGCAAATTTGTGAACACTGATGAGATTTCTTGCAATGTCAGGAGAATGAATTAAgtgatcaagaatgaaacaTTGTTTAGtctcaagattaattaaatAAGAGTGGCCAATAGAGGAAATTGCACTACCTGAGCCATTACCTACGAGAATCTGGTCAGAGCCTTGATAAGCTGAGGGCTGAAGAAGATTATTCGGATCAGGGGAGATGTGATGGCTCGCACCAGTGTCTGGGAGCCATGTAGAGTCAGATAGAACTGAAGGTGTGGCTAGGTAAGCTTGAGGTTGATGATAAGTCGATGGAGGTGGCAGAGGAGATTGTGGAGCTGAGGATGATTGAGAAGGTGAGGAGGAAGCCTGGTATGCTTGATTGAACCGATGAAAACAATTCAAGGCAGTGTGTCCCATGCGACCACACACCTGGCATTGGAGTCGAAAATTGGAATTGAAGGTGCGACCTCCACGTGCTCCACGAAAACCTCTTCCTCTTCGGCCTCCATTGTTAAAAGTAGCAGGAGATCTTCTTGGTGGATAAGAGGCTTGAGTGTAGTGAGCTTGAAATTGAGAGAGATCAGACTTTCTGAATCTTGTGAGCATGTCTTCATGACCCAGTAAAAGAGCTTCAGCTTCCATGAGTGTTAAAGAGTCCGATTTGGTCATGACACTAGAGAGATACAAGGCATAATCCTCGGTCAAACCATCAGTAATTGCTGAAATATGATCTTCAACAGAGAGAACAAATCCATTTGCAGCTAAAGCATCAACGATTGTGCGAATTTTCTTCAAATACTCGGTAGCCGAAAGACCGTGCTTTTGAACCAGTTTGAGTTGTGCTTTCAACTGTTGAATCTTGATCTTGGAGATCTTGGCAAAATATTCTTGAATATTATTCCAGACTTGATAAGCGTAGGTACAGTCCAACATGCGATTCTTGAAGGAAGAATCAATGGAGGTGAGTAACCATGTAAACAAATAGTGATCTTTGGTGATCCAATCCTTGAATGCTTCAGATTCAGTACCGGCAAGGTGCGCAGCATCATTCGCATATTGAGGAGGAATCTGATCTTGGCTGAGATGAGAGCCCAACCTGTTAGCATGAATAACATGTAAGGCTAATTGATTCCACGTTTTGAATGTATCTTCAGTAAGTTCTTTAAGAACAGGTGCAGAAAAAATGTTGGTGGGAGGATTTGATTGGGTGGGAATGATAGAAGCCATGGATTCACAACCTGGCTCTATGATACCATGAAAGGATTGAGAGAAGACTCATAGAAACAAAAGGATATGAAATTGAAAAGTGCATTAAGCTCCGTTACAAGAGTATTGCAGTATGCCATTTATAGCAATAACAACCCAGTTGCAGTAACAAGATAACAGCATAACCAATTCTTGTTATTCATTCCACAATTTAACTAACTCACTATTATATACTAATATCTCTATACTCTATTAATGATTAATAAGTAATTTTTCAGCATTGTAAAAAACATGGTGCTCTCTGAAAGCAAATGtttaattatgtgattattgaTTATAGCATTAGTCATATGActcttttttagtttttttctgTGTTTGAAAAAACCTGGAAATTGAGCTGAAATCAGCTATAATGGCAATTATATATGCAAGGATGTTGCACTTGCTTAGCTTGATTCACATTTCTATCTTTCTTTATCTTGGATTCGATATCAACGTCAATCTACAATCTAGATATCCACAGAATTGAATCATGCCATCCACAATAgcttgttaaaaaaaaaaagactatcAGTGACTTCATCAACTAGTTACTGCTTATTAAAAGAACTCACTGGAAAATATTAACTCTGGTAACCACTACACTAATATATAGAGTAAATGTCCTTTTCGGTCTTTAACTATTTGTTCGATGGATTTTTCACCccttaaaaaaatctaaaaaccCAAATCAGTCCCTATCTACTTTGATATATGTACGTTCCAGTCCATGATTAGGGACCGAAAAGGACATTACTAGGGATCGGAAAGGCATTTACTCAAAGTAGATAGGGATTGGAACGTACATGTATCAAAGTAGATAGGGATGGATTTGGGTTTTTAGATTTCTTAGGGGGTGGGAAGTCCATCGGACAAATAATTAGGGACCGGAAAGGGCATTTAGtctaatatatattatgtattttatatCGAAATATTAACTATTTTCTATTGATATGGAATTATTAAATGTGAATCTTTTTATCAAATGTGAATTTCTACTATTAATTGACAATATATAATGCTCACGACGTAACAATCTTATTATTTAAGAGTAACTAAATTGATAAAAACCTCTTATTATTTAAGAGTAACTAAATTGATAAAATTCATAAGTGAAGacctaataaaaatacaataatctCTACATCTAAGTTATTTAACCAACTAAATTTAAGTTATTTAACCAATTAAGTCTAATCAAGTAGTTTTAATCTAATTCACTTCTACGTGCCACTATCTCTAATAAACTTTTGACTTAACGCGTTAATATATATAACTGTGTTTTCTGCGTTCTTTGcgttctcttctatttttgtgttttctatgttctctttattttctatgtTTTCTTCGTTCAATATCAATgctcttttatcttatttgaatATTTGGATCACATTTTTTGAAATCAAGCAATAAAATCAGCTTTGAACAGGTATTTTGTTTTTGAAGACAATGAATAATTCAAGTTCAGACTGTCAATTGAACTAGGGGAAATtggattattgttttgaattgaATCAAGTGGTTGAGGTGTGGTTCGAATCTAGTTAATGTAGTTCATTAGTAGttgaataattttgtttttgtttgtgAAGATTGCTGTTTATGgttgatggtttgaatttgaatgtaatgTAGGAATTCTGAATctgaattattattttgatggatctgttTCATTCTCAGTTTCAGTGTATTTAGAATTATAAATTAGTTTATTTTGGAAATACTTTCGGTGTATTTTCAAGTTCAGACTGTCAATTGAACCATGACAAATTgtattattgttttgaatcgAATCAACTTGCTGAGATGTGGCTCAAATCTAGTTAATGTAGTTCGTTAGTAGTTTATGAATCTGTAgttgaataatttatttttgtttgtgaaaattaTTGTTTATGATTgatgatttgaatttgaatgtaatgCAAGAGTTTTGAATctgaattattattttgatgaatCTGTTTCATTCCCAATTTCAGAATTATAAATTAGTTTATTTTGGAAATGCTTTCCGTGTATTTTCAGTTTCTGTGAGATGTTGATGAGCAGCTTGTGCCAAAGGTTAGGATGACTTTTAACACGTTTGATAAAGTTGGAAAATTCTACAAAGATTATTCTAAACTTGTAGGTTTTTCTACGAAAATTCGGAACACAAATAAGAAggaaaatgaaattaagaacCAATTGATTATATGTAGCAGAGAGGAAAAATGAAAATCGAATATATCTCCAACTTAGAAGACAAATCCCTCAACTCGATTAAATTGTCttgcaagaatttatatacatgTATTGAAGGACATTGGTGTTTGGATCATTTCGAAGGTTGTGTTGCATCATTCATATTTGTGTGTCCAAATCAAGCAGAGATACTTAAATAACACAGACAATTAAGCATGTTTGTACGCTGTACAATTGAGAATAACGACGAAGCTGGAATCAAACCAAGCAAAACATATCAATCATTTATTGCAACAGCAGGGGGTCATCGTGAATtaagttttattgaaaaagatgtaaaaaattacattacGAGAGAAGTGCATGATATTTTGGAACTAGAGGATgcaaaagaatttgaaaaatacTTATTAacaatgaaagagaagaatcatAATTTCTTTTCGAACTTGAACTTGAGGTTGATCAGTCAATTAAGATTGCTTTTTGGGCTAATGCAAGAAGCAGAGCTGCTTGTGAGTATTTTGGAGATGTTATTTCAATCGATACCACTTACAATACAAACAGATAATTTACTATTctagtttatgtgtttttcgaAACTGCTCTTGGTGTATATGATATCTTTTTTTGGTGTATACATGATTTGTTTCTGTGTTGTTGTCTTCAGGTATAATTTGGTttttgattcttttgttggtgTGAATCACCACAATCAGTCAACACTTCTGAGATGTGCTTTGATGAAAAACGAGGATATTCAATCATTCAAATAATCATTTAAATATTAGTTTTGTTGTATGGGAGAAAATGCTCCAAAAGGTATTATTACCAATCAATGTGCATCAATACAAAGGGCTATTGAGACTTGTATGCCCACAACAATTCAAGGGTGGTGTATTTGGCATATTATAAAGAAGATTTTACAGAAATGGGATAAGTGACACGAAGAAATTAAACATGAGATGAGTCATGTTGTTTGGAACTTTTTTACAAAAGAAGCATTTGATAGGAATTGGAATGATTTTCTAATGAAGTATGGTGTTGACGACAATAAGTGGGTTTCAAGTAATGGTGTCTTTATTAGGATTAACTGATATTGTTACTTTTAGTATCTGGATATTTATGTGTTTCGCTTGTGTAGTAGAGGTGTCAACCTGTATGACTTTTGGTGGTATTTTGTAATATTTGTTTTGTGTTT
Above is a genomic segment from Arachis stenosperma cultivar V10309 chromosome 1, arast.V10309.gnm1.PFL2, whole genome shotgun sequence containing:
- the LOC130970631 gene encoding uncharacterized protein LOC130970631, with the protein product MAKEFKVPPVAFPQAGNPTAGGPNIQQRRMAAPPFQPNSGIPFMSFDIGSAAASTSSGPIYSGPGTVGGSANFDDEEPLLDELGIHPEQIWSKIRSVLNPFRVNHTVHKDSDLSGPILLYMSFCLFQLLAGKIQFGVILGWIVVSSIFLYVVFNMLAGRAGNLDLHTCTSVVGYCMLPVVIYSAMSLFLPQGGIVAIVTASVFVLWATRASTGLIVLLADGGEEHRGLIAYACFLIYTLFSLLVVF